The region GACGACGGTGAGGCAGGGGCTGGGctgagagctggggtgggggcgggcagggTTCACCACACTGACCCAGCCACATTCACCCCTCCAGGCAGGCACCTATGTGCGCGATGATGCAGTGGCCAACCTGATCCAGCTGATTGGGGGAGCCCAGGAGCTCCACGCCTACTCTGTGCGCCGCCTCTACAGCGCCCTGGCTGAGGACATCTCCCAGGTACTGCTCCTTCCACCAGGCGCAGGGCTGCCTACCCCTCTCATCCCTTCCTGGGCTCCCTGCTCCACACACCAGATTCCCAACTGTTTTTCCCCTAGAGTCAcagctctgtctctctctcttttatcctCACAGCTTTCTACTTGGTAGAGTCACTGAAGGACAGAGCCCTGCTCATAGTTAGAACACCCAGACTTCTGTCCTGGTTCTGTTACTGTCTGTGCAACCACAGATGACTCACTGAACTTTCTTCATACCGGGTCTACTCAGCATTCTACCCTGCCTACCTCCCAGAGCTGTCTTGATCAAACAGGATATAGATAAAAGCTCTTTTTGCATGTATTAGTTCTTATTACTACCTTGAATGCTGAGTGAATTCACAGATGCCAACCAATAACCAATATGCCAATACTGCTTTCCATGTTGCTTTAGTAGGCTAGGCAGAAACCACCCACCCCTTCCTCAAGGGAGGACCCCCTCACTCCATCCTCACTGCACCCCTTGTGCTTAGGCCATGGCGGGGGTAAgcggggttgttttgtttttggtatttCTTTCTGAGTTTTATCCTACAGTACTTCTAAAAACTGAAACAGTTGATTTACACTacttagtttcaggcatacaacaaAGGGATCCTTataagattattatttttctaatgtggatcattttttaaaaatctttattgaatttgttacaatattccttctgttttatatttttgggtttttttggccctgaggtatgtgggatctgagctccccaaccaggaatcaaacacataccctctgcattggaaggcaaagtcttaatgactggactgacagggaattcccaagattattttccattatagatttttacaagatattgaatgtacAGTAAACccttgcatatttattttatatatagtagtttgtatctgtttatctccatattcctaatttatccttcccatccctccccccattggtaaccgtaagtttgttttctatttctgtgagtgtttctgttttgtgtatggattcatttgtattatctttTAGATTCCTCACAGAAATATTATCatactgtttgtctttctctggcttatttcacttagtatgataatcatgAGATCTGTTGTAGGCCATGTAGTTCTCATACTTGGCCACTAGAGGGCAGAGGAAGCCCAGGAGCCAGGACAGAGCCTGCAACTAACACAACTGCTCATAACTGCTCCCTGTGCCAaggcccttccctttccccacccctgCAAGCTCCACTATCTCTGCACTGCCTAAAAGGATGTCATGGGGTCTGGAAGTGAGGAGAGGACCCAGATGCCGGCCCAGCATGTTTCTCATCCCCCACAGCAACCACTGGTGCAGGTGGCAGCCTGGTGCATTGGGGAATACGGAGACCTCCTGCTGGAGGGGACctgtgaggaaactgagccccTGCAGGTGGGTCCTGCATTGGGGTACACTGAGGAGGGACATGTGAGGGGAGTCAGGGCCGGTCCCAGGATCACTCTGTGTGCCCCCCGgaaggtggagaaagaggaggtgTTGGCACTGCTGGAAAGGGTGCTGCAGTCCCAGATGTCCCTGCCAGCCACCAGGGGATATGCCCTCACGGCCCTCATGAAGCTCAGCACCCGGCTCCATGGGGACAACAAGTAAGACCCGGTCCCTGCCCCTCCCACAGAGCCTCTTCTTGGTACCTCCAGCGAGAGCTTTCCCTTCACCATGCCCTCTGTTTCTGAGTTTCCCTCCAGGCCTACACCTCCATCCCCAGCCCCCTGTCCTTAGGTCCTTCCTTTTGAGCCAAGTATTGTGGGTCTCTCCCTGCTCTGTGGGGGCCTCTTCCTTCCCTGCCACATCCTAGAGGTGAAGGGCAGGGCAGATGGCCAGTCCCAGTCACGGACCACCCTGTGGCCCAGCCGCATCTGCCAGGTGATGTCCATCTATGGGAGCTGCCAGGACGTGGAGCTGCAGCAGCGGGCGGTGGAGTACAACGCTCTCTTCCGGAAGTACAACCACTTGAGGTGCGCCGCTGACGGTGTGGGACCCAACCCCCAGCTCGCTCCCTATGGCCCTTTCTGGGTGCAGGGTCACAGCCTTACCTGTGCCCACCCACAGTTCATGGACGCTAAGTGGGCTTCCCACCCTCCTTGTTCATCTGAAAGCCAGAAAGACTATTCCGTCTTAGGAAATCAGAGGGGCATTTCTGACCCACCATGAGCCCAGGTTTCTCATATTTTTACCCCTCCTCCCACACCTCTTGTGAAAAGCCCAGGGTCTACCCAGAGGGATACACCTGCCTTCTTCCTCTCAGGGCTGCCGTCCTGGAAAAGATGCCTCTTGTGGAGCGGGGTGGCCCTCAGGTCGATgaggaagcaaaggaaagcaaagaagtaGCCCAGCTTTCGGAAGCAGCCCCTGTCCCCACAGAGACCCAGGTGAGAGGGCCTGGGGAGCCCTGGGGGAAGATCATGGTCCAGCTTCCATACCCAGCCCTGACCCTTCTGCCCTCTCCAGGCCTCAAAGCTCTTGGATCTGTTAGATCTCCTGGATGGCCCTTCTGAGAATGCCCAGCACCCTCCCCCTCTGGATCCCACCCCAGGAGACACTTTGATACatctccttgaccttccctgcgCTCCCCTACCCCCTGGTAAGCCTCAGCAAAAGGGAGATGTCTTAAAGAAGGGGCAGTGGAAATAGGTGCTTCCCCTTCTAAGCTGAGGCCTGAGATTTGAAGTCCCTCTTCCCTGCTGTGTGCTACCATCACATCCCCATCTTAGTAAAAGGATTCATTAGATCATACCAGTTCCCTCCTGGACACCCTCCAGTGCCTTCCTTTGTTCAGGTTTCTTAGTTCTGGCCCGGGGTCCTGCTTCCTCCCTGCCCATCTCACAGGCTTTCCCACTACCTGCTCCACAGGCCCCCTCTCAACTCTGAGGTCCTCTCACCTCAAGCCCTTGGTGTTCATATTCTTTTCACATGGAATGTTTTTTCCCCAGCACATTAAAATAACTGGCTCACTCTCCATCTTCAGTCTCAGCTAAAATGTCAGAtactgcccctccctctcctacTTAAGTTAGTTCCCCCCACAGGTTATTTCCTTCAGAGCACCAGTTACAGACTGTgattgttttcttgtttattgtttttctctcctAAGCTGTGAGCTCCACTGGGGGCCTCATCTTCTTGTCCACTCGATCACTAGCATCTGGAGCAGTTCCCTGCACCCAGTGGGtgctcatttaatttttcttgcatgaatgaatgaactgttaTCTTCAGCCCATATACTGAGTCACTTCTCTCTCCCTACTGTAGCTCCCATCCCAAATCTCAAAGTATTTGAGCGTGAAGGACTTCAGCTGAATCTTTCTTTTGTTCGACCCCCTGGAACCCCTACTTTGCTGTTAATCACTGTCACTGCCACCAACACCTCAGGGGGTGACGTCACCCACTTCATCTGCCAGGCGGCTGTGCCTAAGGTTTGTAGAAGACCGGGACTCAGAGGTAGCCTGGATACTCCAGGAGAAAAAGCCACTAAGTAGGGGaggtgctgggggtggagggagggtgaGATGAGAAGGGAGTGACTGCAGAGACAGGCACCTGGGGAGTCACGGGAAGAGGGTTTGAAACTGTTGGGTGTGGAGTGGTTGCCTGAGCCAGCCAGCTGCCTTATGTGTGCTCTGTCTAACCTCCTGTGTTTAGAGTTTCCAGCTGCAGCTACAGGCCCCCAGTGGAGACACTGTTCCAGCCCAGGGTGGCCTTCCGATGACCCAGCTGCTCAGAATCCTCAATCCTAACAAGGTGAGCTCCAGGAGCCCCTCGAGGCTGAGACCTAGGGCAGGGAGGAGCCACCTGTGCTTACCCCGGTCTTCGCTCTCCTGTTCCTAGGCCCCCTTGCGGTTGAAGTTGCGCCTCACCTACGACCACTTTGGCCAGTCGGTACAGGAAATCTTTGAGGTGAACAACTTGCCTGTGGAGACATGGCAGTAACTCCGCCTCCACTCAGAGCCTGAAATCCTCCTGTGTCCCCAAATCAGGAGCCCCAGCTACTTGGATCCATATCTGAGGGTGACCAGCAGGTGGCACTCTGGTCCTGTCCTTGCTGCTGcagaactggggtggggggaacccCACAAATGATGAAAGCCCAATAAAGCCCTAGGGGGCAAAGCCATGATTTGAGGTAGAAAATGTATGTGAATAACAGCCAGGGAAGAGCCTTCTTATACAGGAAGCAGGTATCTTGCCCTAAGCCTTTGGAACTGGTTTCAACAAAGGAAGGTTTTCcttctaccccccccccccccccccccccccgttctGGCTGGGGAGCAGATGTGCCCCTAAACCTCCACAGGAGGCACTCTACTCTCTAGGCACAGGGGCAGTGGCAAACCAGAAGTTCTAGATTTCTAACAGGAATCCTCACCAGCTTCCCCAAGCTGCTGCTGTTCCCTGTAGCCCGGGGCAGGGAAATCCCTGCTGCCTCCCCTCCTCTCTAACTCAGCTGTAAGGCAGTTTAGGAGCCGCTGGCAGAATCAATGGCATCGACCAAGGGAGGGGGGTGGCAAGGGATTTTCCTGTGCTTAACTACTGATCACGGCTAAGTGGAAATCCTATAAACACGAGCGGAAATCAATGGAGGCTGCTTAGCGGCCAGGGGAGAGGGGCGGCCCACAGATTGCATCTGACGGATGAGGGAGAGGAGGCAGCCAGGGAAGGCTCCAGGAAGGATAGCGGAGGGTAGGGTGAAGGAACAGGCAGAGCTGGAGCGAGAGGGGTCACTGTGGGAAGGGGAGCCAGAAGGGAAGAGGCACGGTGAGCCCAGGAATGAAGCTCCTCAGCCCCGTGTCATGTCCAGATCTCCAGTCCCCTAAGGCTGCTCTTTGGAGCCGTACACTTCTAGCAGGCGCTGGTAGTCCTGGGGCCGGAAGCGCTGCAGGTACACAATCAGCTTGGCAGGTGCCTTCTCCTGCGCCAGCACACCtacaggcaaaaggagaatgaggAGAGAGCCAGACAGCCGCAGATACTGTGCCTCTCCCAGCGGGACCCCAGGTTGTTTCCAAGGCAGCACTGGGATTCCGAACACCGGCCAACCAGCTTAGCTAACCCACCAGCCTACTCCCTGATTGGCCTGGGGAAGCCGGGCCGAAGAGGGCCACTTGAGGCAGAAGTGGGCCTAGGAAGCCAAGCACGAGCCTCTCCTCTGGCAAGGAGAAGTGGTGAAGGGCACTCAGGCGCCAGGAAGATAGAGGGTGCCTCAATAGTAACTCATTTCAGTTACTGCTCCTGCCCCCCAGTCAAGATTAAAGCCTCTCCAGGCAGGCCAGAGCTCATTAGCTTGGTAATGAAGCACATGCAGagatgcacacacagagagaaaccaAGGGGTGTAGAAAGGAGAAGCAGCTACAGCCATGAATGAGGTGGGATTTGCAGAGAATTCTAGCCTCTGTGGTGTGGAGCCACAATTAGCCAGTGTCTGATTGTTAGCGCCTGGCAGCATGCTGGGCTGATAGGAGGGAACTCAGTGTAGGTTTGCTGAGGAGGCAAGAACAACATTCCAGGGCTGTAAGGCCCCACGGGATGCACGACCCTGTATTTGCATGGATGAACTGTACAGGGGAGCTAACCTGGGAACAGAACTAAACTGCTAACGTTCGCCCCACCCTGTCACATGGGAACAACATTCTTGACTTTTACTCAAGCCAGTAGGACCAATGAGGATTTCATTATAAAAATCAGAGGACAGGAGTTGGGGGGAGAAAGGATGgatggaaagattgaagaagaGAGCTGACAAATGGAATCGAAAGACACCTGGAGTGGCTAGAGGGATGAGAATGACATGAGCCAATGGCTGGGAAGGATTAGAGATACATGGAAGGATTCAATGCAGGTTAGACAGCTACTGTAAAAGAAGGAACCAGATTTGATAGAGCCCTGAGCAAATTGGGTCCTCTAGAAAACTGCTAAAATAATTCCTCTTAAAGAAATAGCCTCGAGACGTCCCCCGACAATTGGCCCAGTGGGTACACTCAGAAGAACAAAGGAAGTACAGAAGAGCGTGTCTCCCTCACCAAGCAGGCTGCTGAGGTGGTGGATCTTCTCCAGGGCAGCTGGGACTTCAGCCTCCTTGTCCACCAGCGCCTCTACCTCACCCACAGCGTAGCCAAAGTCAGCTGTATCCAGGTCCACCCTGAGCAGCCGCTCCTCTCCGTCAGCTCCGGACAGCACCAGTTTCCAGGCACTGCGCTTCGTCACAAAACTAGCTACTAACTGCAGCCCCAAGGGGCCCAACACAGCAGCCACGCCCCCAGCCCCCGGGACCACAGCCCCCAGCACCTCACATAGCCGGACCACAATTGAAGGCTCAGCTGTGAGTTCCGTGTACTCAGTGTGGGGTCCTGAGACACTTGCCGCTCCGGGACATTTGAGCTCCCATCCACTGCCTTCTCGCTGTCGCAGCCAGTAATCAGCTCGCATGAGGCTCAGCTCAGGGGTGTCATAGTAGCTGTCTCGGAAAGTGACTCGGTGCTCCAGGGTACCCCCCAACTCCTGCAGCCGCTCCTCTGTGCCGGGCCCGGGAACGAACTTTCGCTCCACTTCAATCAGGCCCTGGGCCATGCTACCTGCAATCAGTCAATCAACAAACACTGATGAGCTCCCGAAGATCCCTCCTCCCGGAAGAACTTGTGAGGGGCACACACCGTGGCAGGGCTGTCTGTCGGGGGTCCTTCCTCCTTCTGTGATGGATGGCCCTGTCTGTCTCATGTTTTTAACGGCTCAGCAACAGGCACAGGTCTCCAGTTAGATCCCTTCTGCTGCTGATGTCCTAAATCCAAAGGATTCCCTGGGAAATCCAAAGGGCTCTCTAGAAAGCAAGCCGTGTAGCGGGTGTCCTTTCAACGCCCCTCCCTCGACATATGCTACCCCGGGAGTACGGCTACTCACTGCGGGAGATGACCCCGCCCGATCCCCCTAGAGCACCTACCCGCGGAGCCTCGGGTCTCACCTGAAAGCCCAAGGGTCTCCCTCTCGCGGGACCTGGAGTAAGGGGAAGGAAGCCCACGCCACGCCCGCGAGGAATGCCGGAAGCAGTCCCTGGTTCCGGACCTCGGCCCGGTTCTTTGCGCAAGGGGGAGGCCCCGGCACAAGCGGCCATATTAGGCCCGATGTAGCGATGCCGAGGGCAGGCTTGGGCCGAGAAGCCTGCTAAGTTATGAGGGGCCGCAACCTCCGTGGTGGGCCAAGAGTAAGGATGGCCCCCTCCGCTCTGCTCCTCATTCCAGACCCCTCCCAGCTCCCGAGGGGCGGCCCGGGTCTCAGGCCGCAGGCTGAGCCCGGCACCC is a window of Ovis canadensis isolate MfBH-ARS-UI-01 breed Bighorn chromosome 7, ARS-UI_OviCan_v2, whole genome shotgun sequence DNA encoding:
- the THTPA gene encoding thiamine-triphosphatase isoform X1; this encodes MRQTGPSITEGGRTPDRQPCHGSMAQGLIEVERKFVPGPGTEERLQELGGTLEHRVTFRDSYYDTPELSLMRADYWLRQREGSGWELKCPGAASVSGPHTEYTELTAEPSIVVRLCEVLGAVVPGAGGVAAVLGPLGLQLVASFVTKRSAWKLVLSGADGEERLLRVDLDTADFGYAVGEVEALVDKEAEVPAALEKIHHLSSLLGEGDTLFCTSFVLLSVPTGPIVGGRLEAISLRGIILAVF
- the THTPA gene encoding thiamine-triphosphatase isoform X4 gives rise to the protein MAQGLIEVERKFVPGPGTEERLQELGGTLEHRVTFRDSYYDTPELSLMRADYWLRQREGSGWELKCPGAASVSGPHTEYTELTAEPSIVVRLCEVLGAVVPGAGGVAAVLGPLGLQLVASFVTKRSAWKLVLSGADGEERLLRVDLDTADFGYAVGEVEALVDKEAEVPAALEKIHHLSSLLGVLAQEKAPAKLIVYLQRFRPQDYQRLLEVYGSKEQP
- the AP1G2 gene encoding AP-1 complex subunit gamma-like 2 isoform X3 produces the protein MGSAEMCRDLAPEVEKLLLQPSPYVRKKAVLTAVHMIRKVPELSDIFLPPCAQLLHERHHGILLGTVTLITELCERSPAALQHFRKVVPQLVHTLRTLVMTGCSTEHSVSGVSDPFLQVQILRLLRILGRNHEESSETMNDLLAQVATNTDSSRNAGNAVLFETVLTIMDIRSAAGLRVLAVNILGRFLLNSDRNIRYVALTSLLKLVQSDHSAVQRHRPTVVECLWEPDASLSRRALELSLALVNSSNVRAMTQELQGFLESCPPDLRPDCASGILLAAERFAPTKRWHIDTILRVLTTAGTYVRDDAVANLIQLIGGAQELHAYSVRRLYSALAEDISQQPLVQVAAWCIGEYGDLLLEGTCEETEPLQVGPALGYTEEGHVRGVRAGPRITLCAPRKVEKEEVLALLERVLQSQMSLPATRGYALTALMKLSTRLHGDNNRICQVMSIYGSCQDVELQQRAVEYNALFRKYNHLRAAVLEKMPLVERGGPQVDEEAKESKEVAQLSEAAPVPTETQASKLLDLLDLLDGPSENAQHPPPLDPTPGDTLIHLLDLPCAPLPPAPIPNLKVFEREGLQLNLSFVRPPGTPTLLLITVTATNTSGGDVTHFICQAAVPKSFQLQLQAPSGDTVPAQGGLPMTQLLRILNPNKAPLRLKLRLTYDHFGQSVQEIFEVNNLPVETWQ
- the AP1G2 gene encoding AP-1 complex subunit gamma-like 2 isoform X4, coding for MGSAEMCRDLAPEVEKLLLQPSPYVRKKAVLTAVHMIRKVPELSDIFLPPCAQLLHERHHGILLGTVTLITELCERSPAALQHFRKVVPQLVHTLRTLVMTGCSTEHSVSGVSDPFLQVQILRLLRILGRNHEESSETMNDLLAQVATNTDSSRNAGNAVLFETVLTIMDIRSAAGLRVLAVNILGRFLLNSDRNIRYVALTSLLKLVQSDHSAVQRHRPTVVECLWEPDASLSRRALELSLALVNSSNVRAMTQELQGFLESCPPDLRPDCASGILLAAERFAPTKRWHIDTILRVLTTAGTYVRDDAVANLIQLIGGAQELHAYSVRRLYSALAEDISQQPLVQVAAWCIGEYGDLLLEGTCEETEPLQVEKEEVLALLERVLQSQMSLPATRGYALTALMKLSTRLHGDNNRICQVMSIYGSCQDVELQQRAVEYNALFRKYNHLRAAVLEKMPLVERGGPQVDEEAKESKEVAQLSEAAPVPTETQASKLLDLLDLLDGPSENAQHPPPLDPTPGDTLIHLLDLPCAPLPPAPIPNLKVFEREGLQLNLSFVRPPGTPTLLLITVTATNTSGGDVTHFICQAAVPKSFQLQLQAPSGDTVPAQGGLPMTQLLRILNPNKAPLRLKLRLTYDHFGQSVQEIFEVNNLPVETWQ
- the THTPA gene encoding thiamine-triphosphatase isoform X3, coding for MAQGLIEVERKFVPGPGTEERLQELGGTLEHRVTFRDSYYDTPELSLMRADYWLRQREGSGWELKCPGAASVSGPHTEYTELTAEPSIVVRLCEVLGAVVPGAGGVAAVLGPLGLQLVASFVTKRSAWKLVLSGADGEERLLRVDLDTADFGYAVGEVEALVDKEAEVPAALEKIHHLSSLLGEGDTLFCTSFVLLSVPTGPIVGGRLEAISLRGIILAVF
- the AP1G2 gene encoding AP-1 complex subunit gamma-like 2 isoform X5; the protein is MNATMVVPQLVHTLRTLVMTGCSTEHSVSGVSDPFLQVQILRLLRILGRNHEESSETMNDLLAQVATNTDSSRNAGNAVLFETVLTIMDIRSAAGLRVLAVNILGRFLLNSDRNIRYVALTSLLKLVQSDHSAVQRHRPTVVECLWEPDASLSRRALELSLALVNSSNVRAMTQELQGFLESCPPDLRPDCASGILLAAERFAPTKRWHIDTILRVLTTAGTYVRDDAVANLIQLIGGAQELHAYSVRRLYSALAEDISQQPLVQVAAWCIGEYGDLLLEGTCEETEPLQVEKEEVLALLERVLQSQMSLPATRGYALTALMKLSTRLHGDNNRICQVMSIYGSCQDVELQQRAVEYNALFRKYNHLRAAVLEKMPLVERGGPQVDEEAKESKEVAQLSEAAPVPTETQASKLLDLLDLLDGPSENAQHPPPLDPTPGDTLIHLLDLPCAPLPPAPIPNLKVFEREGLQLNLSFVRPPGTPTLLLITVTATNTSGGDVTHFICQAAVPKSFQLQLQAPSGDTVPAQGGLPMTQLLRILNPNKAPLRLKLRLTYDHFGQSVQEIFEVNNLPVETWQ
- the THTPA gene encoding thiamine-triphosphatase isoform X2; its protein translation is MRQTGPSITEGGRTPDRQPCHGSMAQGLIEVERKFVPGPGTEERLQELGGTLEHRVTFRDSYYDTPELSLMRADYWLRQREGSGWELKCPGAASVSGPHTEYTELTAEPSIVVRLCEVLGAVVPGAGGVAAVLGPLGLQLVASFVTKRSAWKLVLSGADGEERLLRVDLDTADFGYAVGEVEALVDKEAEVPAALEKIHHLSSLLGVLAQEKAPAKLIVYLQRFRPQDYQRLLEVYGSKEQP